Proteins co-encoded in one Lacerta agilis isolate rLacAgi1 chromosome 6, rLacAgi1.pri, whole genome shotgun sequence genomic window:
- the LOC117047830 gene encoding zinc finger protein 883-like codes for MELVLGRGCPICASPGAGEYLGQENPCRASEAPFASSSLPAPCNLFWLLNSSGRMKETDPAKLARMEGGRWTVDLVRLSPASFLSTSERFLQETSKRSDGDELEGKNKGEHNRIHIAEKSECGENFGQSSLSTSHQRKSFIQRDSLTSHERAQSREKWYQCREGGKSFSQKDNLTSHQRIHTGEKPYQCLECGKSFSQSAHLTSHQRIHSGQKPYQCLECGKSFSQSAHLTSHHRIHSGQKPYQCLECGKSFSQSAHLTSHQRIHSGQKPYQCLECGKSFSHRQSLTSHQRIHTGQEPYQCLECGKSFSHRQSLILHQRIHTGQKPYQCYECGKSFSHSAHLTSHQRIHTGQKPYQCLECGKSFSHRQSLILHQRIHTGQKPYQCYECGKSFSHSAHLTSHQRIHTGEKPYQCLECGKSFSQSAHLTSHQRIHTGEKPYQCFECGKSFNRKDSLTSHQRIHTGQKPYQCLECGKSFSHRHNLTSHQRIHTGEKPYQCLECGKSFNRKDSLTSHQRIHSGQKPYQCLECGKSFSQSAHLTSHQRIHSGQKPYQCLECGKSFSHSAHLTSHQRIHTGQKPYQCLECGKSFSHSHSLTSHQRIHTGEKPYQCYECGKSFSHSAHLTSHQRIHTGQKPYQCLECGKSFSQSAHLTSHQRIHTGEKLYQCFKCGKSFNRKDSLTSHQRIHTGQKPYQCLECGK; via the exons ATGGAACTTGTGTTGGGAAGGGGCTGCCCCATTTGTGCTTCTCCAGGGGCAGGAGAATATCTagggcaggagaatccctgcagggcctctgaggctccctttgcttcttcttctctcccagcACCCTGCAACTTATTTTGGCTCCTCAACTCCTCAGGAAGGATGAAAGAGACGGATCCTGCAAAGCTAGcgaggatggaagggggaagatggacaGTTGACCTGGTCAGGTTGTCTCCTGCATCCTTCCTCTCAACCTCTGAGCGCTTCCTCCAAGAGACCTCcaagagatctg atggtgatgaATTGGAAGGGAAGAACAAGGGGGAACACAACAGAATCCATATAGCTGAGAAGTCAGAGTGTGGAGAGAACTTCGGTCAGAGCTCCCTGTCCACGTCCCATCaaagaaagagcttcattcagaggGATAGCCTCACTTCACATGAAAGAGCACAGAGTAGGGAGAAATGGTATCAGTGCAGAGAaggtgggaagagcttcagtcagaaggataatctcacttcccatcaaagaattcatacaggggagaaaccctatcagtgcttggaatgtggaaagagcttcagtcaaagcgcccatctcacttcccatcaaagaattcattcagggcagaaaccctatcagtgcttggaatgtggaaagagctttagtcaaagcgcccatctcacttcccatcacagaattcattcagggcagaaaccctatcagtgcttggaatgtggaaagagctttagtcaaagcgcccatctcacttcccatcaaagaattcattcagggcagaaaccctatcagtgcttggaatgtggaaagagctttagtcacaggcagagtctcacttcccatcaaagaattcatacaggccaggaaccctatcagtgcttggaatgtggaaagagctttagtcacagacAGAGTCTCATtttgcatcaaagaattcatacaggacagaaaccctatcagtgctatgaatgtggaaagagctttagtcacagcgcccatctcacttcccatcaaagaattcatacagggcagaaaccctatcagtgcttggaatgtggaaagagctttagtcacaggcAGAGTCTCATtttgcatcaaagaattcatacaggacagaaaccctatcagtgctatgaatgtggaaagagctttagtcacagcgcccatctcacttcccatcaaagaattcatacaggggagaaaccctatcagtgcttggaatgtggaaagagctttagtcaaagcgcccatctcacttcccatcaaagaattcatacaggggagaaaccctatcagtgcttcgaatgtggaaagagcttcaatcggaaagatagtctcacttcccatcaaagaattcatacagggcagaaaccctatcagtgcttggaatgtggaaagagctttagtcaccgccacaatctcacttcccatcaaagaattcatacaggggagaaaccctatcagtgcttggaatgtggaaagagcttcaatcggaaagatagtctcacttcccatcaaagaattcattcagggcagaaaccctatcagtgcttggaatgtggaaagagctttagtcaaagcgcccatctcacttcccatcaaagaattcattcagggcagaaaccctatcagtgcttggaatgtggaaagagctttagtcacagcgcccatctcacttcccatcaaagaattcatacagggcagaaaccctatcagtgcttggaatgtggaaagagcttcagtcacagccacagtctcacttcccatcaaagaattcatacaggggagaaaccatatcagtgctatgaatgtggaaagagctttagtcacagtgcccatctcacttcccatcaaagaattcatacagggcagaaaccctatcagtgcttggaatgtggaaagagctttagtcaaagcgcccatctcacttcccatcaaagaattcatacaggggagaaactctatcagtgcttcaaatgtggaaagagcttcaatcggaaagatagtctcacttcccatcaaagaattcatacagggcagaaaccctatcagtgcttggaatgtggaaag
- the LOC117049261 gene encoding zinc finger protein 883-like: protein MKETDPAKLAKMEGGRWTVDLVRLSPASLLSAFERSLPGTSKRSAPCNLFWLLNSSGRMKETDPAKLARMEGGRWTVDLLRLSPASFLSTSERFLQETSKISDGDELEGKNKGEHNRIHIAEKSECGENFGQSSQSTSHQRKSFIQRDSLTSHERAQSREKWYQCRECGKSFREGAKLTIHQRIHTGEKPYQCCECGKSFSQSANLTSHQRIHTGEKPYRCLECGKSFRWSGDLTSHERIHTGQKPYQCFECGKSFSHSHNLTSHQRIHTGQKPYQCFECGKSFSQSTHLTLHQRIHTGEKPYQCFECGKSFSHRHNLTSHQRIHIGQKPYQCFECGKSFSHSHNLTSHQRIHTGQKPYQCFECGKSFSQSTHLTLHQRIHTGEKPYQCFECGKSFNRKDSLTSHQRIHSGQKPYQCLECGKSFSQSAHLTSHQRIHSGQKPYQCLECGKSFSHSHSLTSHQRIHTGQKLYQCFECGKSFSHSHSLTSHQRIHTGEKPYQCYECGKSFSHSAHLTSHQRIHTGQKPYQCLECGKSFRNSSHLTLHQRIHTGQKPYQCFECGKSFCYSHNLPSHQRIHTEGKTKKKNPPPDQLRSPAQSLKGSLSGQVQGLSVEKRREREG, encoded by the exons cACCCTGCAACTTGTTTTGGCTCCTCAACTCCTCAGGAAGGATGAAAGAGACGGATCCTGCAAAGCTAGcgaggatggaagggggaagatggacaGTTGACCTGCTCAGGTTGTCTCCTGCATCCTTCCTCTCAACCTCTGAGCGATTCCTCCAAGAGACCTCCAAGatatctg atggtgatgaATTGGAAGGGAAGAACAAGGGGGAACACAACAGAATCCATATAGCTGAGAAGTCAGAGTGTGGAGAGAACTTCGGTCAGAGCTCCCAGTCCACCTCCCATCaaagaaagagcttcattcagaggGATAGCCTCACTTCACACGAAAGAGCACAGAGTAGAGAGAAATGGTATCAGTGCagagaatgtgggaagagcttccggGAGGGAGCTAAGCTCActatccatcaaagaattcatacaggggagaaaccctatcagtgctgcgaatgtggaaagagcttcagtcaaagcgcaaatctcacttcccatcaaagaattcatacaggggagaaaccctatcggtgcctcgaatgtggaaagagctttcgttGGAGTGGTGATCTCACGtcccatgaaagaattcatacagggcagaaaccctatcagtgcttcgaatgtggaaagagctttagtcacagccacaatctcacttcccatcaaagaattcatacagggcagaaaccctatcagtgcttcgaatgtggaaagagctttagtcaaagCACCCATCTCActttgcatcaaagaattcatacaggggagaaaccctatcagtgcttcgaatgtggaaagagctttagtcaccgccacaatctcacttcccatcaaagaattcatatagggcagaaaccctatcagtgctttgaatgtggaaagagctttagtcacagccacaatctcacttcccatcaaagaattcatacagggcagaaaccctatcagtgcttcgaatgtggaaagagctttagtcaaagCACCCATCTCActttgcatcaaagaattcatacaggggagaaaccctatcagtgcttcgaatgtggaaagagcttcaatcggaaagatagtctcacttcccatcaaagaattcattcagggcagaaaccctatcagtgcttggaatgtggaaagagctttagtcaaagcgcccatctcacttcccatcaaagaattcattcagggcagaaaccctatcagtgcttggaatgtggaaagagcttcagtcacagccacagtctcacttcccatcaaagaattcatacagggcagaaactctatcagtgcttcgaatgtggaaagagcttcagtcacagccacagtctcacttcccatcaaagaattcatacaggggagaaaccctatcagtgctatgaatgtggaaagagctttagtcacagtgcccatctcacttcccatcaaagaattcatacagggcagaaaccctatcagtgcttggaatgtggaaagagcttcaggaacagctcccatctcactttgcatcaaagaattcatacagggcagaaaccctatcagtgcttcgaatgtggaaagagcttttgttACAGCCACAATCTcccttcccatcaaagaattcatacagagggaaaaactaaaaagaaaa ATCCTCCTCCAGATCAGCTCAGATCTCCAGCCCAGAGCCTCAAGGGAAGCCTCTCTGGGCAGGTGCAAGGGCTCTCCgtggagaaaaggagagagcGAGAGGGCTGA